A genomic segment from Nicotiana tabacum cultivar K326 chromosome 7, ASM71507v2, whole genome shotgun sequence encodes:
- the LOC107776446 gene encoding ceramide synthase LOH2, with product MDSIWANNAAPAPSHFFYVIYFAFGFVGARFILDRFIFRRLAIWLLHLGTAHLKNDEATRGKIVKCSESMWKLAYYGTIECCVLKVAYHEPWFLDVKEYFRGWPNQELSSGIKLIYMCQCGFYVYSIAALLVWETRRKDFAVMMSHHIVTVILISYSYISSFFRIGIVILALHDASDVFLEAAKVCKYSEKELGASILFGCFAVSWFILRLVFFPFWVIRSSSYYLCEVLKLSEAYNIMLYYIFNTMLLTLLVFHLYWWILICSMITRQLKNRGKVGEDIRSDSEDDD from the exons ATGGACTCGATTTGGGCGAACAATGCTGCCCCTGCCCCTTCTCATTTCTTCTATGTCATTTACTTCGCTTTTGGTTTCGTCGGAGCCAGATTCATCCTTGACAGATTCATTTTTCGT AGACTGGCAATTTGGTTGCTGCATCTGGGAACCGCCCATCTGAAGAATGATGAGGCTACAAGAGGAAAAATTGTTAAATGCTCTGAATCCATGTGGAAACTTGCTTATTATGGCACTATTGAGTGTTGTGTCCTGAAAGTTGCATATCATGAGCCATGGTTCCTAGATGTGAAGGAATATTTCAGGGGCTGGCCAAATCAGGAACTATC GTCTGGCATAAAACTTATCTATATGTGCCAATGTGGGTTCTATGTCTATTCCATTGCTGCGCTCCTTGTTTGGGAAACACGACGGAAGGACTTTGCTGTAATGATGTCTCATCACATAGTGACAGTTATTCTGATTTCATACTCGTATATTTCAAG CTTCTTTCGGATCGGGATAGTTATTCTTGCATTACATGATGCAAGTGATGTCTTTCTTGAAGCTGCCAAAGTGTGTAAATATTCGGAGAAGGAGCTTGGAGCTAGCATATTATTTGGTTGTTTTGCTGTCTCCTGGTTCATACTTAGGCTGGTTTTCTTTCCATTTTGGGTCATACGATCCTCAAG CTATTATTTATGTGAGGTTTTGAAGTTGTCAGAGGCATACAATATAATGCTATACTACATCTTCAACACAATGCTCTTGACCCTGCTTGTGTTCCACCTGTATTGGTGGATTCTCATATGTTCAATGATCACGAGACAGTTGAAAAATAGAGGGAAAGTTGGGGAAGATATAAGATCTG ATTCGGAAGATGACGACTAA